A genomic window from Betta splendens chromosome 17, fBetSpl5.4, whole genome shotgun sequence includes:
- the LOC114844330 gene encoding solute carrier family 25 member 36-A, whose amino-acid sequence MSQRDTLVHLFAGGCGGTVGAILTCPLEVVKTRLQSSSITLYISEVQLSTVNGGSVARVAPPGPLHCLKLILEREGPRSLFRGLGPNLVGVAPSRAIYFAAYSTAKEKLNGVLEPDSTQVHMVSAGMAGFTAITATNPIWLIKTRLQLDSRNRGERRMSAFECMRRVYQMDGLRGFYRGMSASYAGISETVIHFVIYESIKRKLLEYKAHASMDEEEESVKDASDFVGMMLAAATSKTCATSIAYPHEVIRTRLREEGSRYRSFFQTLLTVPREEGYRALYRGLTTHLVRQIPNTAIMMCTYEVVVYLLGR is encoded by the exons ATGAGCCAAAGGGACACGCTGGTGCATTTGTTCGCTGGAGG ATGTGGAGGTACAGTGGGTGCTATTTTAACTTGTCCTCTGGAGGTTGTGAAAACAAGACTAcagtcctcctccatcacactcTACATCTCTGAAGTCCAACTCAGCACTGTGAATGGAGGGAGTGTGGCTCGTGTTGCTCCACCAGGACCTTTGCACTGTCTCAA GTTAATTTTGGAAAGAGAGGGACCCCGTTCACTCTTCAGAGGACTGGGCCCAAACCTCGTAGGCGTGGCACCTTCCAG GGCAATTTATTTTGCGGCGTATTCGACAGCCAAGGAGAAGCTGAATGGAGTCCTGGAGCCAGACTCGACCCAGGTGCACATGGTGTCGGCTGGGATGGCAG GGTTTACTGCCATCACAGCTACCAACCCCATCTGGCTGATCAAGACACGACTGCAGCTGGACTCCAG AAACCGGGGTGAGCGGAGAATGAGCGCATTTGAGTGCATGCGGAGGGTGTACCAGATGGACGGCCTGCGAGGTTTCTATAGGGGCATGTCGGCGTCATACGCTGGCATCTCTGAGACCGTAATCCATTTTGTCATCTATGAGAGCATCAAGCGCAAACTGCTGGAGTACAAGGCTCATGCTAGcatggatgaagaggaggagtcTGTCAAAGATGCTTCAGACTTTGTGGGCATGATGCTTGCAGCAGCCACCTCCAAGACCTGTGCCACCTCCATCGCTTACCCTCATG AGGTCATCCGAACACGGCTACGAGAGGAAGGCAGCAGGTACCGCTCCTTCTTTCAAACTCTGCTCACAGTACCCAGGGAGGAAGGATATCGGGCGCTGTATCGCGGCCTAACAACCCATCTTGTCCGTCAGATTCCCAACACTGCCATCATGATGTGTACCTATGAAGTGGTGGTCTACCTGCTTGGCCGTTAG
- the LOC114844829 gene encoding E3 ubiquitin-protein ligase MARCHF2-like yields MSSSGCCHLPGSLCDYSGNAESDASKDSEESESTAQAQYIAKVTAKDGRPLSTVVKAVSLQSDVGMCRICHEGAGGETLLSPCDCTGTLGKVHKSCLEKWLSSSNTSYCELCHTEFTIERRPQPLTQWLKDPGPRSEKRTLLCDMACFLLITPLAAISGWLCLRGAQDHLQLKSRLEAVGLIALTIALFTIYILWTLVSFRYHCQLYSEWRRTNQKVRLLMPDMKGAHTTQRSVPTKSTKKMTDETIV; encoded by the exons ATGTCTTCATCGGGGTGCTGCCACCTACCTGGCTCCCTTTGTGATTACTCTGGGAACGCTGAATCAGATGCCTCCAAGGATTCGGAGGAGTCTGAATCTACGGCACAGGCCCAGTACATTGCCAAGGTTACAGCGAAAGATGGCCGCCCACTCTCCACCGTTGTCAAAGCGGTGAGCTTGCAGAG TGATGTGGGCATGTGTCGGATCTGTCATGAGGGGGCTGGAGGGGAGACGTTGCTTTCGCCCTGCGACTGCACTGGCACGCTTGGTAAAGTGCACAAGAGCTGCTTGGAGAAGTGGCTGTCGTCCTCCAACACCAGCTACTGTGAACTCTGTCACACGGAGTTCACTATTGAGCGACGGCCACAGCCACTCACACAG TGGCTGAAGGACCCGGGCCCTCGTAGTGAGAAGCGCACACTCCTGTGTGACATGGCCTGCTTCCTTCTCATCACACCTCTGGCAGCCATCTCTGGCTGGCTGTGCTTGAGGGGAGCCCAGGACCACTTGCAACTGAAGAGCAGACTGGAGGCTGTTGGCCTCATAGCCCTCACCATTGCCCTCTTCACCATCTACATCCTCTGGACGCTG GTGTCTTTTCGGTACCACTGTCAGTTGTACTCGGAGTGGAGAAGGACCAATCAGAAAGTGCGCCTGCTCATGCCCGACATGAAGGGAGCGCACACCACCCAGCGCTCGGTGCCGACCAAGTCGACCAAGAAAATGACTGATGAGACCATCGTATGA
- the LOC114844831 gene encoding ras-related protein Rab-11B-like produces MGNRDDEYDFLFKVVLIGDSGVGKSNLLSRFTRNEFNLESKSTIGVEFATRSIQVDGKTIKAQIWDTAGQERYRAITSAYYRGAVGALLVYDIAKHLTYENVERWLKELRDHADNNIVIMLVGNKSDLRHLRAVPTDEARAFAEKNNLSFIETSALDSTNVEEAFKNILTEIYRIVSQKQIAERCAHDESPGNNVVDISVPPTTDGQRGGKLQCCQNL; encoded by the exons ATGGGGAACCGAGACGATGAATACGATTTCTTGttcaaag TTGTGTTAATCGGGGACTCGGGCGTTGGAAAGAGCAACCTGCTCTCTCGGTTCACACGGAACGAGTTCAACCTCGAGAGCAAGAGCACCATCGGGGTGGAGTTCGCCACGCGCAGCATCCAGGTGGACGGCAAGACGATAAAGGCTCAGATCTGGGACACGGCGGGACAGGAGCGCTACAGGGCCATCACCTCAGC ATACTACAGAGGGGCAGTGGGGGCTCTGTTGGTGTATGACATCGCCAAACACCTGACCTATGAGAACGTGGAGCGctggctgaaggagctgagggaCCACGCCGACAACAACATCGTCATCATGCTGGTCGGCAACAAGAGCGACCTGCGCCACCTCCGGGCCGTGCCCACGGACGAGGCCCGGGCCTTCGCAG AGAAGAACAATCTGTCATTCATAGAAACGTCAGCCTTGGATTCAACAAACGTTGAAGAAGCCTTTAAAAATATCCTCACAG AAATCTACCGCATCGTCTCGCAGAAACAGATCGCAGAGCGCTGTGCCCACGACGAGTCCCCGGGAAACAACGTGGTGGACATCAGCGTGCCACCGACCACCGACGGCCAGAGGGGCGGCAAACTGCAGTGCTGTCAGAACCTGTAA